One segment of Solanum stenotomum isolate F172 chromosome 1, ASM1918654v1, whole genome shotgun sequence DNA contains the following:
- the LOC125850303 gene encoding uncharacterized protein LOC125850303 isoform X1: MSEQAKVRLVRCPKCENLLPELTDYSVYQCGGCGAVLRVTAKNKNGELNKFVEKSEEETVEKPENFDLSEKKLMNMADGSGYDVKSNASSSSTRDRRRALRDAPETYRANLRNVADNWADEDDRVMYKTNIDEQRQENMANEFDPFDSQNGKEIETRGIGRVTPYRSSRQRIETEVLSRSRRADREGMRLSSSINSEEGPLRYSSGSIYDDDKRLYRKDVDGSNQDEQIQENMAKEFELSDSRNGKEIESRRTGRVPDWRSKERSEAEVLPRARRFDPEGMRHASSVNSEEGPSGYWSGSNYDNDKRLYRKDVDEFSQVDCPVDERAELLRKFDELKEQLSRFGDVSELPNERVPLERRMAHHEGYGNPVDRFPESSTRILNGALAQNHVSGERPPYLNHYNAPSPFMNSHDMAGGEFYPPRDRIQGYGGPRRSQLLGGDPYEALAPFQLQPSHSRFSGRSMDNEIPHTDPYRPYPPQANLHHPSCNCFHCCNLNQVRRRGPPTAFGEKRFSDISQNAMFYRHQNSGTFGKQDYNPRNANPLPLKPQNPQSQRAHSGDLNAAIGGFARRLPPRGQPSGQLCLPVAGGAPFLTCFNCFQLLQLPKEVFHGGKRQKMKCGSCSAVMVIAVSDNKLTVSIDERIDKSTKKTGHQQRVMLNEGNRYSNGHTNRPSMTFSSEDYDTSKYDFHAMDQELTSLSTGHGSSLKSAEMRSLCSTSSRSSREEDNLNKFAATMEKSDSELPMKVKESPPPAGSPLQEYFDHSNKFHVANRLDHGNRSTRSDAEKLMQKKTTSEQNYTKDLAVATEMDIPSNEYGNTSSSLGSGVYSKEGDQLKATKASFFSGIIKNSFKEFSRSDSSDGEKANITVNGHLIPDRLIKRAEKRAGPIQPGHYWYDFRAGFWGVIGGHCLGIIPPFIEEFNYPMPENCAGGSTGVFVNGRELNPKDLKLLASRGLPADRNGSYILEISGRVLDEDSGEELESLGKLAPTVEKAKRGFGMRPPKVEA; encoded by the exons ATGTCTGAACAAGCAAAGGTTCGTTTGGTTCGTTGTCCAAAGTGTGAAAATTTGCTACCTGAGCTTACTGATTATTCTGTTTACCAGTGTGGGGGTTGTGGTGCTGTTTTACGAG TTAcagctaaaaataaaaatggggaGTTGAATAAATTTGTAGAGAAATCTGAAGAAGAAACTGTGGAGAAGCCTGAGAATTTTGATCTTTCAGAGAAGAAACTTATGAACATGGCTGATGGTTCCGGGTATGATGTCAAGTCAAATGCTAGTTCTTCCAGCACAAGGGATAGGAGAAGGGCTTTGCGGGATGCACCTGAAACTTACAGGGCTAATTTGAGGAATGTTGCTGATAATTGGGCTGATGAGGATGATAGGGTGATGTATAAGACTAACATTGATGAACAAAGACAAGAAAATATGGCCAATGAGTTTGACCCGTTTGACTCTCAGAATggaaaagaaattgaaactCGAGGGATAGGCCGAGTTACTCCATATAGGAGTAGTAGGCAGAGAATTGAGACAGAGGTGTTGTCTAGGTCTAGAAGAGCTGATCGTGAAGGTATGAGGTTATCATCCTCCATTAACTCAGAAGAGGGTCCATTGCGCTACTCTTCAGGATCGATTTATGATGATGATAAGAGGTTGTACAGGAAGGATGTGGATGGGTCCAATCAGGATgaacaaattcaagaaaatatggCTAAAGAATTTGAACTTTCTGACTCCCGGAACGGAAAAGAAATTGAATCCCGAAGAACAGGTAGAGTTCCAGATTGGAGAAGTAAGGAGAGAAGTGAGGCAGAGGTGCTGCCCAGGGCAAGAAGATTTGATCCTGAAGGTATGAGGCATGCGTCCTCCGTTAACTCAGAAGAGGGTCCTTCTGGCTACTGGTCGGGTTCAAATTATGATAATGATAAGAGGTTGTATAGGAAGGATGTGGATGAGTTCAGTCAGGTTGATTGTCCAGTTGATGAGCGAGCAGAgctattgagaaagtttgaTGAGCTAAAAGAGCAGCTCAGTCGGTTTGGTGATGTGTCTGAGTTGCCTAACGAAAGAGTCCCACTTGAAAGGAGGATGGCTCATCATGAAGGCTATGGAAATCCCGTTGATCGGTTTCCTGAAAGCTCTACTAGGATCTTGAATGGAGCTTTGGCACAAAATCATGTTTCTGGTGAAAGACCTCCCTACCTGAACCACTACAATGCGCCCTCGCCTTTTATGAATTCTCATGACATGGCTGGCGGTGAATTTTATCCTCCTAGAGACCGTATCCAAGGATATGGAGGTCCACGAAGGTCCCAGTTGCTTGGTGGCGATCCATACGAAGCCCTAGCTCCGTTTCAATTGCAGCCCTCTCATTCCCGTTTTTCTGGGCGGTCAATGGAcaatgaaatcccacatacagATCCTTATCGACCTTACCCGCCTCAGGCTAATCTTCATCATCCATCTTGCAATTGTTTTCACTGCTGCAACTTAAATCAAGTCCGTAGACGAGGTCCACCCACTGCTTTTGGTGAGAAAAGGTTCTCTGACATTTCACAGAACGCAATGTTCTACCGTCATCAAAATAGTGGTACATTTGGTAAGCAAGATTATAATCCTCGAAATGCCAATCCTCTTCCGTTAAAGCCGCAGAATCCTCAATCACAAAGGGCTCATTCTGGTGACCTGAATGCTGCTATAGGTGGTTTTGCTCGTCGACTTCCTCCCAGGGGTCAGCCTAGTGGACAATTATGTCTACCTGTGGCTGGTGGAGCCCCATTTTTAACGTGCTTCAATTGTTTTCAGCTGCTGCAATTACCTAAGGAAGTTTTTCATGGTGGTAAAAGGCAAAAAATGAAATGTGGGTCATGTTCTGCAGTTATGGTTATTGCAGTTTCAGACAATAAACTGACTGTTTCTATTGATGAACGAATAGATAAAAGCACTAAAAAGACGGGTCATCAACAAAGAGTCATGTTGAATGAAGGGAATCGATACTCCAATGGACATACAAACCGTCCTAGCATGACCTTTTCCTCTGAAGATTATGATACTTCTAAATATGATTTCCATGCAATGGATCAAGAACTTACGTCACTATCAACAGGCCATGGAAGTTCCCTTAAATCTGCTGAGATGAGAAGCCTTTGTTCTACATCTTCACGCAGTTCAAGGGAAGAGGACAACCTCAATAAATTTGCTGCAACAATGGAAAAGTCTGACTCTGAGCTGCCAATGAAGGTTAAAGAATCTCCACCACCAgctggttcaccactgcaagaGTACTTTGACCATTCTAACAAATTTCATGTTGCCAACCGGCTGGATCATGGAAACAGAAGTACGCGCTCAGATGCAGAGAAGTTGATGCAGAAAAAGACTACTTCAGAGCAAAACTACACTAAAGATTTAGCTGTAGCAACTGAGATGGACATACCGTCTAATGAGTATGGTAACACTAGCTCGTCTTTAGGGTCTGGTGTATATAGTAAAGAAGGAGACCAGCTGAAAGCCACTAAAGCATCATTTTTCTCTGGCATTATAAAGAACAGTTTTAAAGAATTCAGCCGATCTGATTCTTCCGATGGGGAAAAGGCCAATATTACAGTTAATGGGCATCTTATACCAGATCGGTTGATTAAAAGGGCAGAAAAGCGTGCTGGACCAATACAACCTGGACATTACTG GTATGATTTTCGAGCTGGATTTTGGGGAGTGATCGGTGGTCATTGTTTGGGCATTATCCCT CCATTTATTGAAGAATTTAACTATCCCATGCCTGAAAACTGTGCTGGTGGAAGTACTGGAGTATTTGTCAACGGGAGAGAGCTTAACCCGAAGGATCTGAAGTTGCTTGCGAGTAGAGGCCTTCCAGCTGACAGAAACGGGTCTTATATTCTTGAAATTTCTGGCAGAGTCCTTGACGAGGATTCTGGTGAAGAGTTAGAGAGCCTGGGAAAACTTGCTCCGAC CGTTGAGAAAGCAAAGCGTGGTTTTGGCATGAGACCTCCAAAAGTAGAAGCATAA
- the LOC125850303 gene encoding uncharacterized protein LOC125850303 isoform X2: MSEQAKVRLVRCPKCENLLPELTDYSVYQCGGCGAVLRAKNKNGELNKFVEKSEEETVEKPENFDLSEKKLMNMADGSGYDVKSNASSSSTRDRRRALRDAPETYRANLRNVADNWADEDDRVMYKTNIDEQRQENMANEFDPFDSQNGKEIETRGIGRVTPYRSSRQRIETEVLSRSRRADREGMRLSSSINSEEGPLRYSSGSIYDDDKRLYRKDVDGSNQDEQIQENMAKEFELSDSRNGKEIESRRTGRVPDWRSKERSEAEVLPRARRFDPEGMRHASSVNSEEGPSGYWSGSNYDNDKRLYRKDVDEFSQVDCPVDERAELLRKFDELKEQLSRFGDVSELPNERVPLERRMAHHEGYGNPVDRFPESSTRILNGALAQNHVSGERPPYLNHYNAPSPFMNSHDMAGGEFYPPRDRIQGYGGPRRSQLLGGDPYEALAPFQLQPSHSRFSGRSMDNEIPHTDPYRPYPPQANLHHPSCNCFHCCNLNQVRRRGPPTAFGEKRFSDISQNAMFYRHQNSGTFGKQDYNPRNANPLPLKPQNPQSQRAHSGDLNAAIGGFARRLPPRGQPSGQLCLPVAGGAPFLTCFNCFQLLQLPKEVFHGGKRQKMKCGSCSAVMVIAVSDNKLTVSIDERIDKSTKKTGHQQRVMLNEGNRYSNGHTNRPSMTFSSEDYDTSKYDFHAMDQELTSLSTGHGSSLKSAEMRSLCSTSSRSSREEDNLNKFAATMEKSDSELPMKVKESPPPAGSPLQEYFDHSNKFHVANRLDHGNRSTRSDAEKLMQKKTTSEQNYTKDLAVATEMDIPSNEYGNTSSSLGSGVYSKEGDQLKATKASFFSGIIKNSFKEFSRSDSSDGEKANITVNGHLIPDRLIKRAEKRAGPIQPGHYWYDFRAGFWGVIGGHCLGIIPPFIEEFNYPMPENCAGGSTGVFVNGRELNPKDLKLLASRGLPADRNGSYILEISGRVLDEDSGEELESLGKLAPTVEKAKRGFGMRPPKVEA, from the exons ATGTCTGAACAAGCAAAGGTTCGTTTGGTTCGTTGTCCAAAGTGTGAAAATTTGCTACCTGAGCTTACTGATTATTCTGTTTACCAGTGTGGGGGTTGTGGTGCTGTTTTACGAG ctaaaaataaaaatggggaGTTGAATAAATTTGTAGAGAAATCTGAAGAAGAAACTGTGGAGAAGCCTGAGAATTTTGATCTTTCAGAGAAGAAACTTATGAACATGGCTGATGGTTCCGGGTATGATGTCAAGTCAAATGCTAGTTCTTCCAGCACAAGGGATAGGAGAAGGGCTTTGCGGGATGCACCTGAAACTTACAGGGCTAATTTGAGGAATGTTGCTGATAATTGGGCTGATGAGGATGATAGGGTGATGTATAAGACTAACATTGATGAACAAAGACAAGAAAATATGGCCAATGAGTTTGACCCGTTTGACTCTCAGAATggaaaagaaattgaaactCGAGGGATAGGCCGAGTTACTCCATATAGGAGTAGTAGGCAGAGAATTGAGACAGAGGTGTTGTCTAGGTCTAGAAGAGCTGATCGTGAAGGTATGAGGTTATCATCCTCCATTAACTCAGAAGAGGGTCCATTGCGCTACTCTTCAGGATCGATTTATGATGATGATAAGAGGTTGTACAGGAAGGATGTGGATGGGTCCAATCAGGATgaacaaattcaagaaaatatggCTAAAGAATTTGAACTTTCTGACTCCCGGAACGGAAAAGAAATTGAATCCCGAAGAACAGGTAGAGTTCCAGATTGGAGAAGTAAGGAGAGAAGTGAGGCAGAGGTGCTGCCCAGGGCAAGAAGATTTGATCCTGAAGGTATGAGGCATGCGTCCTCCGTTAACTCAGAAGAGGGTCCTTCTGGCTACTGGTCGGGTTCAAATTATGATAATGATAAGAGGTTGTATAGGAAGGATGTGGATGAGTTCAGTCAGGTTGATTGTCCAGTTGATGAGCGAGCAGAgctattgagaaagtttgaTGAGCTAAAAGAGCAGCTCAGTCGGTTTGGTGATGTGTCTGAGTTGCCTAACGAAAGAGTCCCACTTGAAAGGAGGATGGCTCATCATGAAGGCTATGGAAATCCCGTTGATCGGTTTCCTGAAAGCTCTACTAGGATCTTGAATGGAGCTTTGGCACAAAATCATGTTTCTGGTGAAAGACCTCCCTACCTGAACCACTACAATGCGCCCTCGCCTTTTATGAATTCTCATGACATGGCTGGCGGTGAATTTTATCCTCCTAGAGACCGTATCCAAGGATATGGAGGTCCACGAAGGTCCCAGTTGCTTGGTGGCGATCCATACGAAGCCCTAGCTCCGTTTCAATTGCAGCCCTCTCATTCCCGTTTTTCTGGGCGGTCAATGGAcaatgaaatcccacatacagATCCTTATCGACCTTACCCGCCTCAGGCTAATCTTCATCATCCATCTTGCAATTGTTTTCACTGCTGCAACTTAAATCAAGTCCGTAGACGAGGTCCACCCACTGCTTTTGGTGAGAAAAGGTTCTCTGACATTTCACAGAACGCAATGTTCTACCGTCATCAAAATAGTGGTACATTTGGTAAGCAAGATTATAATCCTCGAAATGCCAATCCTCTTCCGTTAAAGCCGCAGAATCCTCAATCACAAAGGGCTCATTCTGGTGACCTGAATGCTGCTATAGGTGGTTTTGCTCGTCGACTTCCTCCCAGGGGTCAGCCTAGTGGACAATTATGTCTACCTGTGGCTGGTGGAGCCCCATTTTTAACGTGCTTCAATTGTTTTCAGCTGCTGCAATTACCTAAGGAAGTTTTTCATGGTGGTAAAAGGCAAAAAATGAAATGTGGGTCATGTTCTGCAGTTATGGTTATTGCAGTTTCAGACAATAAACTGACTGTTTCTATTGATGAACGAATAGATAAAAGCACTAAAAAGACGGGTCATCAACAAAGAGTCATGTTGAATGAAGGGAATCGATACTCCAATGGACATACAAACCGTCCTAGCATGACCTTTTCCTCTGAAGATTATGATACTTCTAAATATGATTTCCATGCAATGGATCAAGAACTTACGTCACTATCAACAGGCCATGGAAGTTCCCTTAAATCTGCTGAGATGAGAAGCCTTTGTTCTACATCTTCACGCAGTTCAAGGGAAGAGGACAACCTCAATAAATTTGCTGCAACAATGGAAAAGTCTGACTCTGAGCTGCCAATGAAGGTTAAAGAATCTCCACCACCAgctggttcaccactgcaagaGTACTTTGACCATTCTAACAAATTTCATGTTGCCAACCGGCTGGATCATGGAAACAGAAGTACGCGCTCAGATGCAGAGAAGTTGATGCAGAAAAAGACTACTTCAGAGCAAAACTACACTAAAGATTTAGCTGTAGCAACTGAGATGGACATACCGTCTAATGAGTATGGTAACACTAGCTCGTCTTTAGGGTCTGGTGTATATAGTAAAGAAGGAGACCAGCTGAAAGCCACTAAAGCATCATTTTTCTCTGGCATTATAAAGAACAGTTTTAAAGAATTCAGCCGATCTGATTCTTCCGATGGGGAAAAGGCCAATATTACAGTTAATGGGCATCTTATACCAGATCGGTTGATTAAAAGGGCAGAAAAGCGTGCTGGACCAATACAACCTGGACATTACTG GTATGATTTTCGAGCTGGATTTTGGGGAGTGATCGGTGGTCATTGTTTGGGCATTATCCCT CCATTTATTGAAGAATTTAACTATCCCATGCCTGAAAACTGTGCTGGTGGAAGTACTGGAGTATTTGTCAACGGGAGAGAGCTTAACCCGAAGGATCTGAAGTTGCTTGCGAGTAGAGGCCTTCCAGCTGACAGAAACGGGTCTTATATTCTTGAAATTTCTGGCAGAGTCCTTGACGAGGATTCTGGTGAAGAGTTAGAGAGCCTGGGAAAACTTGCTCCGAC CGTTGAGAAAGCAAAGCGTGGTTTTGGCATGAGACCTCCAAAAGTAGAAGCATAA